One region of Desulfovibrio aminophilus DSM 12254 genomic DNA includes:
- a CDS encoding restriction endonuclease subunit S produces MLRPRDGADPICLFHQLRSRETQEHIARLVTGGIVPQIKTADMSDLPLPTLSPEEAERIRRAHTELLSIGKDMKRLEQKRDELLETIVAADHGALKTPRG; encoded by the coding sequence GTGCTCCGGCCCCGCGACGGCGCGGACCCGATCTGCCTCTTCCACCAGCTCCGGTCGCGGGAGACTCAGGAGCACATCGCCCGGCTCGTCACCGGCGGCATCGTGCCCCAGATCAAGACCGCGGACATGAGCGATCTGCCCCTGCCGACGCTGTCGCCGGAAGAGGCGGAACGGATACGGCGGGCTCACACGGAGTTGCTGAGCATCGGAAAGGACATGAAGAGGCTGGAACAGAAACGCGATGAACTGCTTGAGACGATTGTCGCAGCGGATCACGGCGCGCTGAAAACGCCGCGGGGGTAG
- a CDS encoding MFS transporter — MGQVCDGYILGIVGIALSYATGALALDGFWMGLIGAGALFGILLGSLLTGIIIDCVGRKGAYMLVAVFSLALSVAQFFLTDPLHLVIARFLLGMCVGADYTIGVALLSEWTPERIRTKMMSWLMAAWTFGYIISYFAGLFIASMGDLGENGWRWIIASSSVLALLTFLVRLGSPESPGWMLTKKRGDEALGLIHRYLGANYGLPVEKKQTASASFFRLFSAELWRNTITSCTFFLCQVLPFFAISIFLPVVVKGLNIANPHASGMMYNGFTMVGVLIGILIADKISRRAFLLWTFYGAAAILTLMTVWRSMPPTIALILLGAFSTVLAISIVAEWLYPPELFPTELRGSGVGLTIAASRIGAGMGTWMLPIVTEQYGVTVTLTCCIATLVIGGLVCQALAPETSPQFAGRNSKAVPSISRV; from the coding sequence ATGGGCCAGGTTTGCGATGGATATATCCTCGGTATCGTCGGTATCGCCCTGTCTTACGCCACGGGGGCTCTGGCACTGGACGGATTCTGGATGGGACTGATCGGCGCGGGCGCGCTCTTCGGCATCCTGCTCGGGAGCCTCCTGACCGGAATCATCATCGATTGCGTGGGAAGAAAGGGCGCCTACATGCTGGTCGCTGTCTTCAGCCTGGCTCTGTCCGTGGCCCAGTTCTTCCTGACCGACCCCCTGCACTTGGTCATCGCGCGGTTCCTGCTCGGGATGTGCGTCGGCGCCGACTACACCATCGGCGTCGCGTTGCTCAGTGAATGGACCCCCGAACGGATCCGGACGAAGATGATGAGCTGGCTGATGGCTGCCTGGACATTCGGCTACATCATCTCCTACTTCGCCGGTTTGTTCATCGCCTCCATGGGCGACCTGGGCGAAAACGGATGGCGCTGGATCATCGCCTCCTCGTCCGTGCTCGCGCTGCTCACCTTCCTCGTGCGCCTGGGCTCCCCGGAGTCGCCGGGCTGGATGCTCACCAAGAAGCGCGGCGATGAGGCCTTGGGCCTGATCCACCGCTATCTCGGTGCGAACTACGGCTTGCCCGTGGAAAAGAAACAGACCGCTTCCGCCTCCTTCTTCAGGCTCTTCAGCGCTGAACTGTGGCGGAACACCATCACCTCCTGCACCTTCTTCCTCTGTCAGGTGCTTCCGTTCTTCGCCATCTCCATCTTCTTGCCGGTGGTCGTCAAAGGGCTGAACATCGCCAATCCCCATGCGTCCGGGATGATGTACAACGGGTTCACCATGGTCGGCGTCTTGATCGGCATTTTGATCGCCGACAAGATCTCGCGCCGCGCCTTCCTGCTCTGGACGTTCTACGGCGCCGCCGCGATCCTGACCCTGATGACGGTCTGGCGGAGCATGCCTCCCACCATCGCCCTCATCCTGCTGGGCGCATTCTCCACTGTCCTGGCCATCTCCATCGTCGCCGAGTGGTTGTATCCGCCGGAGCTCTTCCCCACGGAACTCCGGGGCTCCGGCGTCGGCCTGACCATCGCCGCCAGCCGCATCGGCGCCGGCATGGGCACCTGGATGCTGCCGATCGTCACGGAGCAGTATGGAGTCACCGTGACCCTGACCTGCTGCATCGCGACGCTGGTCATCGGCGGCCTCGTCTGCCAGGCCCTTGCTCCTGAAACCTCCCCGCAATTCGCGGGGAGAAACTCCAAGGCAGTCCCCTCCATATCCCGGGTATAA
- a CDS encoding site-specific integrase — protein MDRGVFISRKEAETTTLAEALERFIREYTPQLAAGATDARRAHKLQERKIASQMLAAIRGKDIADFIREREEEGMAANTIRLDLATLSRVFNLARTAWGMESLSNPVQTTPHPKLPGGRQRRLEWGEEERLLEACPPSFRAVVLFALETAMRRSEIASLMWSQVNLRTSCLLLPKTKNGDPRTVPLSPAALDLLRGLPRNLSGSVFGCSKDGITHTMSKACRKAGISGLTFHDLRHEATSRLFENTDLDIMEIKSITGHKTLQMLVRYAHLRADRLVDRLAGKKRGA, from the coding sequence ATGGATCGGGGCGTTTTCATCTCCCGCAAGGAGGCCGAGACCACGACGCTGGCCGAGGCGTTGGAGCGCTTCATCCGGGAATACACCCCGCAGTTGGCGGCCGGGGCCACGGATGCCCGCCGGGCGCACAAGCTCCAGGAACGCAAGATCGCCAGCCAAATGCTTGCGGCCATCCGAGGCAAGGACATCGCGGACTTCATCCGGGAACGTGAGGAAGAAGGCATGGCCGCCAACACCATCCGCCTCGATCTGGCCACTCTCTCACGCGTGTTCAATCTGGCTCGGACCGCCTGGGGAATGGAAAGTCTGAGTAATCCGGTGCAGACGACGCCGCATCCCAAGCTTCCGGGAGGTCGGCAGCGGCGTCTGGAATGGGGCGAGGAAGAACGACTGCTTGAGGCTTGCCCGCCCTCCTTCCGCGCGGTGGTGCTCTTCGCCTTGGAAACCGCCATGCGTCGCTCGGAAATCGCCTCGCTCATGTGGAGCCAGGTGAACCTGCGGACCAGCTGTCTGTTGCTGCCCAAGACCAAGAACGGCGATCCCCGGACCGTGCCTCTTTCCCCCGCGGCCCTCGACCTGCTTCGCGGCCTGCCCCGCAACCTCTCCGGTTCGGTGTTCGGCTGTTCCAAGGACGGCATCACCCACACCATGAGCAAGGCCTGCCGCAAGGCCGGCATCAGCGGCCTGACCTTCCACGATCTCCGGCACGAGGCCACCAGCCGCCTGTTCGAGAACACCGACCTGGACATCATGGAGATCAAGAGCATCACCGGCCACAAGACGCTGCAAATGCTCGTGCGCTATGCGCATCTTCGGGCTGACCGACTGGTGGACCGTTTAGCGGGGAAAAAACGGGGAGCGTGA
- a CDS encoding NAD(P)/FAD-dependent oxidoreductase, with the protein MRDVKRYPTTTGESWLEMSAYKHHQFKRHTEIRDEYDYIVVGAGYGGQAAARHLAELHPDAKIAVFEAILIGNNDSGKNAGFIIDVPHDFGDQGNSSFVENQKYFELNTFIIKWMEDTIKEKGIEDVDWDHCGKYLCCAEEKSFKLIDHEIAELKKMNCSYEVVEGEDLYRRTGTRYYKKALYTSGTVLINPADVLRGLFSVMPENVDVFEECPVMRIDEEQPAGIVLRNGRKICAKFVLVTGGPFIEEFGIVKSVFCPVLSYGAFTRRLNDEEMSQMAGVKPWGCTAGHPAGTTVRFTRDNRIFVRNGFSFATDLTTSHQRIRRAIPKLRKAYENRYPNLKHVNFEFIYGGMINMTMNYRPLMMQKHPTVFASACGEGAGVAKTSLLGYYLAEWVSGMPSENLAFLKKISTPKRLPPEPFLTMGAEARLFYEEFNAKTEI; encoded by the coding sequence ATGAGAGACGTCAAACGCTATCCAACGACTACTGGTGAAAGCTGGCTCGAAATGTCAGCCTACAAGCATCATCAGTTCAAAAGGCATACGGAAATCAGGGATGAGTACGATTATATCGTCGTCGGCGCGGGGTATGGCGGACAGGCCGCAGCCCGGCACCTCGCCGAGCTGCATCCGGATGCGAAGATCGCGGTGTTCGAGGCGATTCTCATCGGAAACAACGATAGCGGCAAGAACGCCGGTTTCATCATCGACGTTCCTCACGATTTCGGCGACCAGGGGAATTCTTCTTTCGTGGAGAACCAAAAGTACTTCGAGCTGAACACGTTCATCATCAAATGGATGGAAGACACGATCAAGGAAAAGGGAATAGAAGACGTCGACTGGGATCACTGCGGAAAGTACTTGTGCTGCGCCGAGGAAAAGAGCTTCAAGCTGATCGACCACGAGATCGCTGAACTCAAGAAGATGAATTGTTCATATGAAGTGGTCGAAGGCGAAGACCTGTATCGCCGCACAGGGACAAGGTACTACAAAAAGGCCTTGTACACTTCTGGAACCGTGCTCATCAATCCTGCCGACGTTCTCCGCGGGTTGTTCAGCGTGATGCCTGAGAATGTCGATGTTTTTGAAGAATGCCCGGTGATGCGCATCGATGAGGAGCAGCCGGCGGGCATCGTGCTCCGCAACGGCAGAAAGATTTGCGCGAAATTCGTCCTGGTGACCGGCGGGCCTTTCATCGAAGAATTCGGAATTGTGAAGAGTGTTTTTTGCCCGGTGCTTTCGTACGGAGCGTTCACCAGGCGGTTGAACGACGAAGAGATGAGCCAGATGGCCGGCGTCAAGCCGTGGGGATGCACGGCTGGGCATCCCGCCGGGACGACGGTCCGCTTCACCCGCGACAATCGTATCTTCGTCCGCAACGGGTTCTCCTTCGCGACCGATCTCACCACCTCGCACCAGCGTATCAGACGGGCCATCCCCAAGCTGCGGAAGGCCTACGAGAACCGCTACCCGAACCTCAAGCACGTCAATTTTGAATTCATCTACGGCGGCATGATCAACATGACCATGAACTACCGTCCGTTGATGATGCAGAAACATCCCACGGTGTTCGCCTCAGCCTGCGGCGAAGGCGCGGGCGTCGCCAAGACGAGCCTGCTCGGCTACTACCTGGCGGAATGGGTCAGCGGCATGCCGAGCGAAAACCTGGCCTTCCTCAAAAAAATCTCCACTCCGAAACGGCTTCCCCCCGAGCCTTTCTTGACCATGGGCGCCGAAGCCAGGCTCTTTTACGAAGAGTTCAACGCCAAAACAGAGATCTAA
- a CDS encoding thiamine pyrophosphate-dependent enzyme, translated as MENLSAKYGKTLNLDKLTSYCPGCGHGIVTRLVAEAIESLGIMKRTIAIVGIGCGGFSHHYMDIDAIEATHGRAPSFAEGYKLARPDNIVFTYAGDGDTCAIGLGDLLHAANKGMPITTIMVNNTVFGMTGGQMSPTTLEGQVTTTTVKGRAVPHQGYPLLVPEMMRAMPGVKYLARESVATPKAIRKAKKSIHKAFECQVKGLGYSFVEVIVPCPTGLKMKVKDSYARCAKEMTEYFKPQVFKDETEQGDAA; from the coding sequence ATGGAAAATCTGAGCGCGAAATACGGGAAAACATTAAACCTGGACAAGCTGACCAGCTACTGTCCGGGTTGTGGGCACGGCATCGTGACCAGGCTTGTGGCCGAGGCCATCGAGAGCCTGGGTATCATGAAGCGGACGATCGCCATCGTCGGCATCGGCTGCGGCGGATTCTCCCATCACTATATGGACATCGACGCCATCGAAGCCACCCACGGCCGGGCGCCGTCCTTCGCCGAAGGGTATAAGCTGGCCCGCCCGGACAACATCGTCTTCACCTATGCCGGCGACGGGGACACCTGCGCCATCGGCCTCGGCGACTTGCTGCACGCGGCCAACAAGGGCATGCCCATCACGACCATCATGGTCAACAACACGGTGTTCGGCATGACCGGCGGCCAAATGTCGCCCACGACCCTGGAGGGCCAAGTCACGACCACGACGGTGAAGGGGCGCGCCGTTCCGCATCAGGGTTACCCTCTGCTGGTGCCGGAAATGATGCGGGCCATGCCCGGCGTGAAGTATCTGGCCAGAGAATCCGTCGCCACCCCTAAGGCCATCCGCAAGGCCAAGAAGAGCATTCACAAGGCGTTCGAGTGCCAGGTCAAGGGGTTGGGCTATTCCTTCGTGGAGGTGATTGTTCCCTGCCCCACGGGTCTCAAGATGAAGGTCAAGGACTCTTACGCACGGTGCGCCAAGGAAATGACTGAGTACTTCAAACCTCAGGTCTTCAAAGACGAAACGGAGCAGGGCGATGCTGCATAA
- a CDS encoding RidA family protein, with protein MKFINSEGSAEVVGPYSHCVKAGNTYYICGQVPFHPVSGKVVGTTIKEQAFQTLYNLKMVLDSAGLDISDIAKTNVFLTSMDDFDGFNEVYAEFMGNHRPARLCLGAKEIAHGCLLELDAIAFKE; from the coding sequence ATGAAATTCATCAATTCCGAAGGATCCGCCGAAGTCGTAGGGCCTTACAGCCATTGTGTGAAGGCAGGAAACACATATTACATCTGTGGACAGGTGCCCTTTCATCCTGTCAGCGGCAAGGTGGTCGGAACCACGATCAAGGAACAGGCTTTCCAGACCCTGTACAACCTCAAGATGGTGTTGGACTCCGCCGGGCTCGACATTTCGGACATCGCGAAGACGAACGTCTTCTTGACCAGCATGGATGACTTTGACGGATTCAACGAAGTCTATGCCGAATTCATGGGGAACCACCGTCCGGCTCGGCTGTGCCTGGGGGCCAAGGAGATCGCCCATGGCTGCCTGCTGGAGCTGGATGCGATCGCCTTCAAGGAATAA
- a CDS encoding AAA family ATPase, producing MDNEGEILILTGTPGAGKTTAAQLLAMTTGSPKVHLHSDDFWHFIKNGAVPPYLPEAHRQNSVVVEVLANAAAGYARGGYFVIVDGIIGPWFLEPFKALSLPLHYAVLRPSLENAIQRCRERGDESITPEAIAALHNQLSSLGELERHAILVDGKSREEMVSALAEAVHSGAFRLLP from the coding sequence ATGGATAACGAAGGCGAAATCCTTATACTTACCGGAACTCCCGGCGCGGGGAAGACCACGGCCGCACAGCTTCTGGCTATGACAACGGGATCGCCGAAAGTTCATCTTCATTCAGATGATTTTTGGCATTTCATTAAGAATGGAGCGGTTCCTCCCTATTTACCCGAGGCTCATAGGCAAAATTCTGTTGTCGTCGAAGTGCTCGCAAACGCTGCGGCCGGATATGCCAGAGGTGGCTATTTTGTGATAGTGGACGGCATCATCGGTCCATGGTTTCTGGAGCCGTTCAAGGCGTTGTCTCTTCCGCTCCACTATGCAGTTCTTCGTCCATCATTGGAGAATGCTATTCAGCGCTGCCGTGAGCGCGGCGACGAATCGATTACTCCAGAAGCTATTGCAGCCCTCCACAACCAGCTCTCTTCACTTGGAGAGCTTGAACGACATGCCATCTTAGTTGATGGAAAGTCACGCGAAGAAATGGTGAGCGCATTAGCCGAAGCTGTTCATAGCGGGGCGTTTCGTTTGTTGCCTTGA
- a CDS encoding acetate--CoA ligase family protein has protein sequence MSDLVPLFQPKSVALIGASSNSKKYGYWTAKSLIENGFEGDIHLVSRTGGEIFGHPTYPDILSVPGDVDMAIIAIAPNHILPVMEQCVEKGVKCAIVVSTGFGETGPEGKELERKMLEIARKGNMRVQGPNCMGTYSAVKSMNASIIDLAPGPMSLVLQSGNFGIDINFNAKSRNLGYSCWATIGNQLDMRFHDFVEYIEADDDTKVLLLYMEGLRVESEEDGRKFIKAAQKTAARVPIAAIKIGRSAAGARAAASHTGSLAGSEKVFDAALRQAGVIRVDTPRQLLDAAEAFSKCKPAKGKRIAILTDGGGHGVMATDFAERFNLGAPVLSEATQDKLKEILMPHCPIKNPVDLAGTPEADMWVFDRCLDVLLKDPDVDGVVIVGLYGGYADLSEEFRILEMDVAKSMVERIAASDKPVVMHSIYQPQQPECLKYISEHGVPVFGEVDAAVRTMGVLASYADIKKSLREEADGELADMPHDRRERVGAIIQAVRASGRTNLVETEARNVLRCYGLNIDEDYLATSADEAAAFYKRIGGKAVMKIVSPDILHKTDAGGVALNIDSEAKAREAYEQLVKNGRRYKSEADIFGVMVTRMLPGGVECIIGSSHDNTFGPTVMFGLGGIFVEILKDVSFRVAPVNMPECRKMIREIKGLGMLQGARGSKPCDLEALAETACIISHLVDEMKDVVEVDLNPVFAREKGLSIADARIILRS, from the coding sequence ATGAGTGATCTGGTTCCCTTGTTTCAGCCGAAAAGCGTCGCCCTGATCGGCGCTTCTTCCAATTCGAAGAAGTACGGCTATTGGACGGCGAAAAGCCTGATCGAAAACGGATTCGAAGGCGACATCCACCTCGTCTCCCGCACCGGCGGCGAGATTTTCGGCCATCCCACCTATCCCGATATTCTTTCCGTTCCCGGCGACGTGGACATGGCCATCATCGCCATCGCTCCCAATCACATTTTGCCCGTCATGGAGCAGTGCGTTGAAAAAGGCGTCAAATGCGCCATCGTCGTCTCCACCGGATTCGGTGAAACCGGGCCGGAAGGCAAGGAGCTTGAGCGCAAGATGCTCGAGATAGCTCGCAAGGGTAACATGCGGGTGCAGGGGCCGAACTGCATGGGCACCTACAGCGCGGTCAAGAGCATGAACGCCAGCATCATCGACTTGGCTCCCGGTCCCATGAGTCTTGTCTTGCAGAGCGGCAACTTCGGCATCGACATCAACTTCAACGCCAAGTCCAGAAACCTCGGCTACAGCTGTTGGGCGACCATCGGAAATCAGCTGGACATGAGGTTCCATGACTTCGTGGAATACATCGAGGCCGACGACGACACCAAGGTTCTCCTCTTGTACATGGAAGGCCTCCGGGTCGAGAGTGAGGAGGACGGCCGCAAGTTCATCAAGGCCGCCCAAAAGACGGCGGCCAGGGTGCCCATCGCGGCGATCAAGATCGGCCGTAGCGCGGCTGGGGCCCGGGCCGCCGCGTCCCATACCGGATCTCTTGCCGGAAGCGAAAAAGTTTTTGACGCCGCACTGCGGCAGGCCGGGGTCATCCGCGTGGACACCCCCCGCCAGCTCCTGGACGCCGCGGAAGCCTTCTCCAAGTGCAAGCCCGCCAAGGGCAAGCGCATCGCCATCCTGACCGATGGAGGCGGCCATGGGGTCATGGCCACGGATTTCGCCGAACGGTTCAACCTGGGGGCGCCGGTCCTTTCCGAAGCCACTCAGGACAAACTGAAAGAAATCCTCATGCCGCATTGCCCCATCAAGAATCCGGTAGACCTCGCCGGAACGCCTGAAGCGGACATGTGGGTGTTCGATCGTTGCCTGGACGTTTTGCTGAAGGATCCCGACGTGGACGGCGTCGTCATCGTGGGCCTGTACGGCGGCTACGCCGACCTCTCCGAAGAGTTCAGGATCCTGGAGATGGACGTGGCCAAGAGCATGGTCGAAAGGATCGCCGCAAGCGACAAGCCGGTCGTCATGCACTCCATCTACCAGCCGCAGCAGCCTGAGTGCTTGAAATACATCAGCGAGCACGGCGTCCCGGTGTTCGGAGAGGTTGATGCCGCGGTCAGGACCATGGGAGTGCTGGCCAGCTATGCCGACATCAAGAAGTCCCTGCGGGAGGAGGCCGACGGCGAGTTGGCGGATATGCCCCACGACCGCCGGGAGAGGGTCGGCGCCATCATCCAGGCGGTCAGAGCGTCGGGACGCACCAATCTCGTCGAGACCGAGGCCCGGAACGTGCTCCGTTGTTACGGCCTGAACATCGATGAAGACTATCTGGCGACGAGCGCTGATGAGGCCGCCGCCTTTTATAAGAGGATAGGCGGCAAGGCGGTCATGAAAATCGTCTCTCCCGACATCCTGCACAAGACCGATGCCGGGGGCGTGGCCCTGAACATCGACTCCGAGGCCAAGGCTCGCGAAGCCTACGAGCAGTTGGTGAAGAACGGACGCAGATATAAATCCGAAGCCGACATTTTCGGCGTCATGGTGACGCGCATGCTCCCCGGCGGAGTGGAATGCATCATCGGTTCAAGCCACGACAACACCTTCGGGCCTACGGTGATGTTCGGCCTGGGGGGAATCTTCGTGGAGATCTTGAAGGACGTCTCATTCAGGGTCGCGCCGGTGAACATGCCTGAATGCCGGAAGATGATAAGAGAAATCAAAGGACTGGGCATGCTTCAGGGCGCCAGGGGAAGCAAGCCCTGCGATCTTGAGGCTCTGGCTGAGACAGCGTGCATCATTTCCCACCTCGTTGATGAAATGAAAGACGTGGTTGAGGTTGATCTTAACCCTGTATTCGCGCGGGAAAAGGGTCTGTCCATAGCTGATGCAAGAATCATCTTGCGCAGTTGA
- the lpxB gene encoding lipid-A-disaccharide synthase → MVRNVWINSSEASGDMYAGALAGELLRRDSSLEIGGMGGAMMARGGANVHFPMSRICFAGFIDVLRGLPGIFRLRREIIKFWEGNRPDVIVMVDCPDFNLPLAKAAHALHIPVFYFMAPQFWAWRQGGLNILRECVRTTLCALPFEPRYFHGRGCRTLYAGHPLLDMIPLRTLDALRPDPHRIGIMPGSRKKEISFLLPEFAAAAARIHREMPETTFHIARAPGIGADILRRFWPEDLPVDIVEPENRFQMIRRSGLVLAASGTATLETGLIGTPTIVAYKIDSLAAYVLRKLALSKMVSLTNILLNKELFPEYLQERATAENYYKQMAAWLNNRDLLLDIRRELQELRNAVGPSGGVRFAADMILAQQ, encoded by the coding sequence ATGGTGCGCAACGTTTGGATAAACAGCAGTGAGGCCTCCGGCGACATGTATGCCGGAGCCCTGGCCGGCGAACTGCTCCGGCGCGACTCGTCGCTTGAGATCGGCGGCATGGGGGGGGCGATGATGGCCCGGGGGGGAGCCAATGTGCATTTCCCGATGAGCCGCATATGCTTTGCCGGTTTCATCGACGTCTTGCGGGGCCTGCCGGGAATCTTCCGCCTGCGCCGGGAAATCATCAAGTTCTGGGAAGGGAACCGCCCGGACGTGATCGTCATGGTGGATTGCCCGGACTTCAACCTGCCTCTTGCGAAGGCGGCCCACGCCTTGCACATCCCGGTGTTTTACTTCATGGCGCCGCAATTCTGGGCTTGGCGGCAGGGCGGCCTGAACATCTTGCGGGAATGCGTGCGGACGACTCTTTGCGCCTTGCCTTTCGAGCCGCGATATTTTCATGGCAGGGGCTGCCGGACGCTGTATGCCGGGCACCCGCTCCTGGATATGATTCCCCTTCGGACCCTGGATGCGTTGCGCCCCGACCCGCATCGCATCGGCATCATGCCGGGAAGCAGAAAAAAAGAGATCTCCTTCCTCTTGCCGGAATTTGCCGCGGCGGCGGCCAGAATCCACCGGGAAATGCCCGAAACGACTTTTCACATCGCCCGGGCCCCGGGCATCGGCGCGGATATCCTGCGGCGGTTCTGGCCCGAGGATCTGCCCGTGGACATCGTGGAGCCGGAGAACAGGTTCCAGATGATCCGCAGGTCCGGTTTGGTCCTGGCCGCATCCGGAACGGCGACCCTGGAAACGGGGCTCATCGGCACTCCCACCATAGTCGCCTACAAAATCGATTCCCTTGCCGCATACGTCCTGCGCAAATTGGCCCTATCAAAAATGGTCAGCCTGACCAACATCCTGCTCAATAAGGAACTCTTCCCGGAATATCTCCAGGAACGAGCCACCGCCGAGAATTATTACAAGCAAATGGCGGCTTGGTTGAACAACCGCGATTTGCTGCTGGATATTCGTCGCGAGTTGCAAGAGTTGCGCAACGCCGTCGGCCCTTCGGGAGGCGTCCGATTCGCGGCGGATATGATTCTCGCACAACAATAG
- the proC gene encoding pyrroline-5-carboxylate reductase, producing MNVGFIGTGNMGAAIIKTLQSVDGFTVFGLNQTRSKLETLARETGLTPCDDIRELTDKSDFVVLAVKPQQAQAVWPDLVPALTREKCLVSIAAGLTQKDLMRGVGGICPVVRTMPNSPALIGEGVTAVCFDDPALTDRQKQAVQAMFQYSGDVHVLPEQLFDVFTAVIGSGPAFIFYLIETMIESGVELGLERESSSRMVKKMFRGASLMAEQSTLHISLLREMSVAPRGTTIAALAHFDHAAVRGNIMDAIRVAFNRSVEMGGGSAS from the coding sequence ATGAACGTCGGATTCATCGGAACTGGCAACATGGGGGCCGCCATCATCAAAACGCTTCAGAGCGTGGACGGCTTTACTGTTTTCGGACTGAACCAAACGCGAAGCAAATTGGAGACGCTGGCGAGGGAAACAGGGCTCACTCCCTGTGACGACATCCGGGAATTGACGGATAAATCGGATTTTGTCGTTCTGGCGGTAAAGCCGCAACAGGCTCAAGCGGTATGGCCCGACCTGGTACCGGCCTTGACGCGGGAGAAGTGCTTGGTTTCCATCGCAGCGGGCCTGACCCAGAAGGATCTGATGCGCGGCGTGGGCGGCATTTGCCCCGTCGTCCGGACCATGCCCAACAGCCCTGCCCTGATCGGAGAGGGGGTGACCGCCGTATGTTTCGATGATCCTGCACTTACCGACAGGCAAAAACAGGCCGTCCAGGCCATGTTTCAATATTCGGGTGATGTACACGTCCTGCCTGAACAGCTGTTCGACGTATTTACCGCAGTGATCGGTTCGGGACCGGCGTTCATTTTCTATCTCATCGAAACCATGATCGAGTCTGGAGTGGAGTTGGGACTGGAGAGGGAGAGCTCTTCTCGAATGGTTAAGAAAATGTTCCGAGGCGCGAGTCTCATGGCTGAACAATCGACTCTGCATATCAGCCTGCTCAGGGAAATGTCCGTCGCGCCACGTGGTACAACCATCGCGGCCTTGGCTCATTTCGATCATGCCGCCGTGCGCGGGAACATCATGGATGCGATCCGGGTGGCCTTCAATCGCAGCGTGGAGATGGGGGGCGGGTCGGCCTCATAG
- a CDS encoding 2-oxoacid:acceptor oxidoreductase family protein — protein sequence MLHKCMFSGSGGQGSALMAKMVCLGAIKENLKVVMTQTYGIEQRGGDSTAYVIVSDVPIGSPIVENDANIAVALSQSIYDNCFEAVVPGGKLFTNSSMVEAPKEAKGFDQVLLPVSDKAVELGTVRCANMVMLGAVIAGTHLLKLETVEEVVRETLGTKKPQLVELNIGAVRAGYDAVKKGSRQ from the coding sequence ATGCTGCATAAATGCATGTTTTCTGGTTCCGGCGGACAGGGATCCGCGCTCATGGCGAAGATGGTCTGTCTTGGCGCGATCAAGGAGAATCTGAAGGTCGTCATGACCCAGACCTACGGGATTGAGCAACGTGGCGGCGACTCCACCGCGTACGTGATCGTTTCCGACGTCCCCATCGGCAGCCCGATCGTGGAAAATGACGCGAACATCGCCGTGGCCCTCAGTCAGTCGATCTATGACAATTGTTTCGAGGCGGTCGTACCCGGCGGAAAGCTCTTCACCAACAGCTCGATGGTGGAGGCGCCGAAGGAGGCCAAGGGCTTCGATCAGGTTCTCCTCCCGGTTTCGGACAAGGCGGTTGAACTCGGTACCGTGCGCTGCGCCAACATGGTCATGCTGGGCGCGGTCATCGCCGGGACTCATCTGCTGAAGCTGGAAACGGTCGAGGAGGTCGTCAGGGAAACGCTCGGCACGAAAAAGCCTCAACTGGTGGAACTGAACATCGGCGCGGTGCGCGCCGGATATGACGCTGTGAAAAAGGGGTCCCGGCAATGA
- a CDS encoding 4Fe-4S binding protein yields the protein MSEKHHIIDTRRCKACGLCVDNCPKEVLSLGSAINGQGYNYVFQEHPEKCILCDICGTVCPDMAIGVVTNN from the coding sequence ATGAGTGAGAAGCATCACATCATCGACACCCGCCGCTGCAAGGCGTGCGGACTCTGTGTGGACAATTGCCCCAAGGAGGTCCTCTCCCTCGGCAGCGCGATCAATGGCCAGGGATACAACTATGTTTTCCAGGAACATCCAGAGAAGTGCATCCTGTGCGATATCTGCGGCACGGTATGCCCCGATATGGCCATTGGTGTCGTGACGAACAATTAA